One Candidatus Devosia phytovorans genomic window carries:
- a CDS encoding MFS transporter — MTEPHLPTVIRRGTPEFIRANIAFFLSAFAIFATLYSVQPLLPIFAEQFGLNAGQSSLSLSVTTATLAVALLFASLVADRVGRKLLMVWAIISTAVLGLMLPFAPTWETLVAIRALMGLTLSGLPAVAMVYLAEEMDPEALGFSMGLYIGGTAIGGMSGRLISGVLADWITWRPALLVLGVMIAAAAIAVVLLLPTPHHSARSRLGLRDLGRLIRIQFRDEGLPWLFLSAFLLMGSFVTLYNYAGFRLALPPFELSHAVISAIFLVYLLGSISSTWAGGLAQRLGRRKVYWTLVLTMGIGVALTLVPSTPVIIIGLAIATIGYFAAHGIASAWVARRALVGRAQASAIYLFAYYLGSSVLGTLGGYAWVGMGWNGVMLVSGGAAIAALLVAFRLMVLPPLAMPERPAEPPAGV; from the coding sequence ATGACTGAGCCTCACCTCCCCACAGTCATCCGACGCGGCACGCCGGAGTTCATCCGCGCCAATATCGCCTTCTTCCTCTCGGCCTTCGCGATCTTCGCCACGCTCTATTCGGTCCAGCCGCTGCTGCCGATCTTTGCCGAGCAGTTCGGCCTCAATGCCGGCCAGAGCTCGCTCTCGCTTTCGGTGACCACGGCGACGCTCGCGGTCGCCCTGCTGTTTGCCAGCCTCGTCGCCGACCGGGTAGGGCGCAAGCTTTTGATGGTCTGGGCCATCATCTCCACCGCAGTGCTGGGCCTCATGCTGCCCTTCGCGCCGACTTGGGAAACACTGGTCGCCATTCGCGCCCTGATGGGGCTGACCCTCTCCGGCCTGCCGGCTGTCGCCATGGTCTATCTGGCCGAGGAGATGGACCCCGAAGCCTTGGGCTTTTCCATGGGCCTCTATATCGGTGGCACGGCGATCGGCGGCATGTCCGGCCGGCTGATCTCTGGCGTGCTCGCTGACTGGATCACCTGGCGACCCGCTTTGCTTGTGCTTGGCGTCATGATCGCCGCCGCGGCCATCGCCGTCGTCCTGCTTCTGCCAACCCCGCATCACTCCGCTCGCTCGCGACTGGGACTGCGCGATCTCGGTCGGCTGATCCGCATCCAGTTCCGCGACGAGGGCCTGCCCTGGCTCTTCCTCTCGGCTTTCCTTTTGATGGGCAGCTTCGTCACGCTCTACAACTACGCCGGTTTCCGCCTCGCCCTGCCGCCCTTCGAACTCAGCCACGCGGTGATCTCGGCCATCTTCCTGGTCTATCTGCTGGGCAGCATCAGCTCGACCTGGGCCGGTGGTCTCGCCCAGCGGCTCGGGCGCCGGAAAGTCTACTGGACGCTGGTGCTGACCATGGGCATTGGCGTGGCCCTGACCCTGGTGCCCTCAACTCCGGTCATCATCATCGGGCTCGCCATCGCCACCATTGGCTATTTCGCCGCCCATGGCATCGCCAGCGCCTGGGTGGCGCGGCGCGCACTGGTCGGCCGGGCCCAGGCCTCGGCCATCTATCTGTTCGCCTACTATCTCGGCTCGTCCGTGCTGGGCACGTTGGGCGGCTATGCCTGGGTGGGCATGGGCTGGAACGGCGTCATGCTGGTCAGCGGCGGCGCCGCCATCGCCGCCCTGCTCGTCGCCTTCCGCCTGATGGTCCTGCCACCGCTGGCCATGCCGGAAAGACCGGCCGAACCGCCAGCGGGCGTCTGA
- the rsmA gene encoding 16S rRNA (adenine(1518)-N(6)/adenine(1519)-N(6))-dimethyltransferase RsmA — protein MSQIDNLPPLREVIAEHGLRAKKELGQNFLLDLNLTARIARVAGSLEGVRVIEVGPGPGGLTRALLAEGAKEVIAIERDPRALPALAQVAEAYPGRLTVISGDAMEMDYRALADGPTRIIANLPYNIATPLLTGWLTMDPWPSFFESLTLMFQREVAERICAKPGEDPYGRLGVLAGWRTDARIAFNVGRQAFVPPPNVTSAVVHLTPKPVGEDVTVKNLEHITRAAFGQRRKMVRQSLKAAGVAVEGLLTAASLKGDERAEDLPIEAFLAMARALPELRRAQQAS, from the coding sequence ATGAGCCAAATCGACAATCTGCCGCCGCTGCGCGAAGTCATCGCCGAGCATGGCCTGCGGGCCAAAAAGGAACTCGGGCAGAATTTTCTGCTCGACCTCAACCTCACCGCGCGCATTGCGCGTGTCGCGGGATCGCTCGAAGGCGTGCGCGTCATCGAGGTTGGTCCGGGCCCCGGCGGGCTGACGCGGGCGCTGCTGGCCGAGGGCGCCAAGGAAGTCATCGCCATCGAGCGCGACCCGCGGGCCCTCCCCGCGCTGGCGCAGGTGGCCGAGGCCTATCCCGGCCGCCTGACAGTGATCAGCGGCGATGCCATGGAAATGGACTATCGCGCGCTGGCCGATGGGCCGACGCGGATCATCGCCAACCTGCCCTATAATATCGCGACGCCGCTTCTCACAGGCTGGCTGACCATGGATCCGTGGCCGAGCTTTTTCGAGAGCCTGACGCTGATGTTCCAGCGCGAGGTCGCGGAACGCATCTGCGCCAAGCCGGGCGAGGATCCCTACGGCCGGCTGGGCGTGCTGGCCGGCTGGCGCACCGATGCGCGGATCGCCTTCAATGTCGGCCGCCAGGCCTTTGTGCCGCCACCGAACGTGACGTCGGCCGTGGTGCATCTGACGCCAAAGCCGGTAGGCGAGGACGTGACGGTGAAAAACCTCGAGCATATCACCCGCGCCGCCTTCGGGCAGCGCCGCAAGATGGTGCGGCAGAGCCTCAAGGCCGCCGGCGTGGCTGTGGAGGGGCTGCTCACGGCCGCGAGCCTCAAGGGCGACGAGCGGGCAGAAGACCTGCCCATCGAGGCCTTTTTGGCCATGGCACGGGCGCTGCCCGAGCTGCGCAGGGCCCAGCAGGCGAGCTAG
- the gmk gene encoding guanylate kinase codes for MAMEFQRRGVMLVIASPSGAGKSSISRALFGADPNIRLSVSVTTRARRTDEVEGKHYYFIDVETFKRMQADGELLESAEVHGNFYGTPRAKVEEQLAAGNDILFDIDYQGTLQLYKNSRKDMVTVFILPPTIKELRARLERRAQDSVGTIEKRLQNARIEMEHFSEYDYVIVNEDLEASTQRVRSILASARLNRERQLNLTSFVKDLQSQIDSI; via the coding sequence ATGGCGATGGAATTTCAGCGCCGTGGCGTCATGCTGGTCATCGCCTCGCCTTCGGGCGCGGGCAAGTCGTCGATCTCCCGCGCGCTGTTCGGCGCAGATCCCAATATCAGGCTCTCCGTCTCGGTGACGACACGCGCGCGTCGCACCGATGAGGTCGAGGGAAAGCACTACTATTTCATCGACGTCGAGACCTTCAAGCGCATGCAGGCTGACGGCGAGCTGCTGGAATCGGCCGAAGTGCACGGCAATTTCTACGGCACGCCGCGCGCCAAGGTTGAAGAACAGCTCGCTGCCGGCAACGACATCCTCTTCGATATCGACTACCAGGGCACGCTGCAGCTCTACAAGAACAGCCGCAAGGACATGGTGACGGTCTTCATCCTGCCGCCCACCATCAAGGAGCTGCGCGCCCGCCTCGAGCGCCGCGCCCAGGACTCTGTCGGCACGATCGAGAAACGCCTGCAGAACGCGCGCATCGAGATGGAGCACTTCAGCGAATATGACTATGTCATCGTCAATGAAGACCTCGAAGCCTCGACCCAGCGTGTCCGCTCCATCCTCGCCTCGGCCCGTCTCAACCGTGAACGCCAGCTCAATTTGACGAGCTTCGTCAAGGACTTGCAGAGTCAGATCGATTCAATTTGA
- the lptD gene encoding LPS assembly protein LptD — MKKLFDRGTSASRLALASALLALTFSSAAFAQTLVPTDFFNAPVNSADPAEVESSTLTFDSAKNLITASGDVVLRQSGYTLTGQNLVYDRSNQTLKFTGNVTVLDPSGNLAEMSDADITGGMKQAFLNALTITAYDGSRITADSADYASALRTILDKATYAPCGDCIDDREQRIGWKVNTSSITYNSEDGSLYLEQPTLEVLGLPVAWLPYLWIPDLSASTVEGFRTPNYSYTDEVGHKVEVPYYAYSSRWTDVILTPTFMTRQGFLLGAEWLQRFDNGAFQIKASGLYQWEKEAFGFADAQRDWRGAIQTSGSFTPIENWTAGWSYTEFTDAAYLDDYGLTTGTSSVNQVYATNVTDDTFLDVRVQKFNRIGDYTDIDQGEQAATLPAVRFNHIQELAPGNGRVEISGRLLGVQREYDSTTSSNGVPYIFGYSGGRQHASVQAGWQNQYIGGGGFVATPYLGGRTDFAYYDGTSADPTQPGETSLFSLTPIAAMDVRFPVAANDGSTVHLIEPIAQLAYRGSGTTSVGITNDDAQSFVFDDTNLFSYNRFSGYDRQETGLRLNVGGRYQANFIDGSYIELVAGQSFHLAGENAFDTVDQAQTGVGAGLSGTASYAVLGAYAGFESGIRAGGKLQVDTEEPAITRASLSAGYANDGWAATADYNFIAANEAAGVVMDQHEIGGSVTVPVAEYWSLQARTYWDIASNNYLQVGGGVTYDDGYLMIGADAYRNGPTHTSPDETRVTASFKLKAPAGLDFGFATNAVVE, encoded by the coding sequence GTGAAGAAGCTTTTCGACAGGGGGACGTCTGCGAGTCGCCTGGCCTTGGCCAGTGCCCTGCTTGCGCTTACCTTCTCGTCCGCGGCCTTCGCCCAGACGCTGGTTCCTACGGATTTTTTCAACGCACCGGTCAATAGCGCCGACCCGGCCGAGGTCGAATCGAGCACGCTGACCTTTGACAGTGCCAAAAACCTCATTACTGCCAGCGGCGATGTTGTGCTGCGCCAGAGCGGCTATACGCTGACCGGGCAGAATCTGGTCTACGACCGCAGCAACCAGACGCTGAAATTCACTGGCAATGTCACGGTGCTCGATCCCTCGGGCAACCTTGCCGAGATGAGTGATGCCGACATTACCGGCGGGATGAAACAGGCGTTTCTCAATGCCCTGACCATCACCGCCTATGACGGCTCGCGCATTACTGCCGACAGCGCCGACTATGCCTCGGCGCTGCGCACGATTCTCGACAAGGCGACCTATGCGCCCTGCGGGGACTGTATCGATGATCGCGAGCAGCGCATCGGCTGGAAGGTCAACACCTCCAGCATCACCTATAATTCCGAGGATGGCTCGCTCTATCTGGAGCAGCCGACGCTCGAAGTACTCGGCCTGCCGGTGGCCTGGCTGCCGTATCTGTGGATTCCTGATCTTAGTGCCAGCACGGTGGAAGGCTTCCGGACGCCGAACTACAGCTACACCGATGAAGTCGGGCACAAGGTCGAAGTCCCCTACTACGCCTATTCAAGCCGCTGGACCGACGTCATCCTGACGCCAACCTTCATGACGCGGCAGGGTTTCCTGCTCGGCGCCGAATGGCTGCAGCGCTTCGACAATGGCGCGTTCCAGATCAAGGCATCGGGCCTTTATCAGTGGGAAAAGGAAGCCTTCGGCTTTGCCGACGCTCAGCGCGACTGGCGCGGAGCGATCCAGACATCGGGTTCGTTCACCCCGATCGAGAACTGGACCGCAGGCTGGAGCTACACCGAATTCACCGATGCGGCCTATCTCGACGACTATGGGCTGACTACGGGCACATCGAGCGTCAATCAGGTCTATGCGACCAATGTAACCGATGACACTTTCCTCGACGTGCGGGTGCAAAAGTTCAACCGGATCGGCGACTATACCGATATCGACCAGGGCGAGCAGGCAGCCACGCTCCCCGCCGTGCGGTTCAACCACATTCAGGAACTCGCGCCCGGCAATGGCCGCGTCGAGATCAGCGGGCGCCTGCTGGGCGTGCAGCGCGAATATGACTCGACCACGTCGTCGAATGGCGTGCCCTATATCTTCGGCTATTCCGGCGGTCGGCAGCATGCCAGCGTCCAGGCCGGCTGGCAGAACCAGTATATCGGCGGCGGCGGGTTCGTGGCGACGCCCTATCTGGGTGGCCGTACAGACTTTGCCTATTACGATGGCACCAGCGCCGATCCGACGCAGCCGGGCGAGACGTCGCTGTTCAGCCTGACGCCGATCGCGGCCATGGATGTGCGCTTTCCGGTGGCGGCCAATGACGGCTCGACCGTACATCTGATCGAGCCGATCGCCCAGCTGGCCTATCGCGGCTCGGGCACGACGTCGGTCGGCATCACCAATGACGATGCGCAGAGCTTCGTCTTCGATGACACCAACCTCTTCAGCTACAACCGCTTCTCCGGCTATGACCGGCAGGAGACGGGGCTGCGCCTCAATGTGGGTGGTCGCTACCAGGCCAATTTCATCGACGGCAGTTATATCGAGCTGGTCGCTGGCCAGAGCTTCCACCTGGCGGGCGAGAATGCCTTCGACACGGTGGACCAGGCGCAGACGGGCGTCGGCGCGGGCCTCAGCGGCACGGCGTCCTATGCCGTGCTGGGCGCCTATGCAGGCTTTGAAAGCGGCATCAGGGCGGGCGGCAAGCTGCAGGTCGATACCGAGGAGCCGGCGATCACCCGCGCATCGCTGTCGGCCGGTTATGCCAATGACGGCTGGGCGGCCACGGCGGACTATAATTTCATCGCGGCCAACGAAGCGGCTGGCGTGGTCATGGACCAGCACGAAATCGGCGGTTCGGTGACCGTGCCGGTGGCCGAATACTGGTCGCTCCAGGCGCGGACCTATTGGGACATCGCCTCGAACAACTACCTGCAGGTCGGCGGCGGCGTGACCTATGATGACGGGTATTTGATGATCGGCGCCGACGCCTATCGCAACGGGCCGACCCATACCTCGCCCGACGAGACCCGCGTCACGGCTTCGTTCAAGCTCAAGGCCCCGGCGGGTCTGGACTTCGGCTTTGCCACCAACGCCGTGGTTGAGTAA
- the pdxA gene encoding 4-hydroxythreonine-4-phosphate dehydrogenase PdxA, producing the protein MDKPLAISMGEPAGAGPDIILDLYARRGELNLPAFCVFGHADFLAARAQRLGLDIAIAQVEPAEAIDVFTEALPVVSLEGLVPDKPGQVSPLSAKVVIRSIEEAVTATLTGACRGLVTGPIHKAGLYNAGFKHPGHTEFLAELCANGGEQRLPVMMLAHGGLRSVPVTIHVPIRDVPNLLTKELVAETIRVVAYDLKHRFGIAAPQIGVAGLNPHAGEGGAIGREDLEIIGPAVAQLQFEGLDVTGPLPADTLFYPAHWARYDAVVAMYHDQALIPIKTVAFDEAVNVTLGLPIVRTSPDHGTAFDLAGTGRASPASFLAAIRMADVMTTAS; encoded by the coding sequence ATGGACAAGCCGCTAGCCATCAGCATGGGCGAGCCGGCAGGCGCCGGCCCCGATATCATCCTTGACCTTTATGCCCGACGGGGAGAGCTCAACCTCCCCGCGTTCTGCGTTTTCGGCCATGCCGATTTTCTCGCCGCACGGGCGCAGCGGCTGGGGCTGGATATTGCCATTGCCCAGGTCGAGCCAGCCGAGGCCATCGACGTTTTCACCGAGGCGCTGCCCGTCGTCAGCCTCGAGGGCCTGGTGCCCGACAAGCCGGGACAGGTGTCGCCGTTGTCGGCGAAGGTGGTGATCCGCTCGATCGAAGAGGCCGTGACGGCGACGCTGACCGGGGCCTGCCGCGGGCTGGTGACAGGACCGATCCACAAGGCCGGCCTCTACAATGCCGGGTTCAAACATCCGGGGCATACTGAATTCCTGGCCGAGCTCTGCGCCAATGGCGGCGAGCAAAGGCTGCCGGTGATGATGCTGGCGCATGGCGGGCTGCGCAGCGTGCCGGTCACCATCCACGTGCCGATCCGCGACGTGCCGAACCTGCTGACGAAAGAGCTGGTGGCCGAGACCATTCGCGTGGTCGCCTATGACCTGAAACATCGTTTCGGCATTGCCGCGCCGCAGATCGGGGTGGCGGGGCTCAATCCGCATGCCGGCGAAGGCGGGGCGATCGGACGCGAGGATCTCGAAATCATCGGGCCGGCGGTGGCGCAATTGCAATTCGAGGGGCTTGATGTGACCGGCCCCCTGCCCGCCGATACGCTGTTCTATCCGGCGCACTGGGCGCGCTATGACGCCGTGGTGGCCATGTATCACGATCAGGCGCTGATCCCGATCAAGACCGTGGCTTTCGACGAGGCGGTCAATGTTACGCTGGGCCTGCCCATCGTGCGGACCTCGCCCGACCATGGCACGGCCTTCGATCTGGCGGGGACAGGCCGAGCTTCGCCAGCGAGTTTTCTTGCGGCCATCCGCATGGCCGATGTAATGACCACGGCATCATGA
- a CDS encoding DUF4037 domain-containing protein — translation MQGIELSRRFYADIVRPWLGRAAPGLRHAAAIGGYGSELLGFDDETSRDHNWGPRVHIFLTEEDFEAYARRMVEAFSAEAPPTYLGEPIGWRSRPHAPANGAGAAGVLDHGLEFHTLESSLERQLAVRSVDNLGTAQWLGFAEQQLLAFTAGAVFHDDDGHLSAARRRLAYFPDDVWLYKIACQWRRIAEEQAFVGRAGQVGDELGSRVIAARLVREVMRMAFLLEGRYAPYPKWFGSSFARLPLAAQLSPHLLQAIAADAWDERGDALAAAYVVLAERQKAMDRAAFQPVVGPYYDRPFNTINAHDAVAAAMAAIEDPELRARPVIGSLDQVSDLTALLVDPALSQRVMRQMPG, via the coding sequence ATGCAGGGCATCGAGCTGTCGCGTCGCTTCTACGCAGATATCGTCCGGCCGTGGCTCGGCAGGGCTGCGCCCGGCCTGCGCCACGCCGCAGCTATTGGTGGCTATGGCTCAGAGCTGCTTGGCTTCGACGACGAAACCTCCCGCGACCACAATTGGGGGCCGCGTGTACACATCTTCCTCACCGAAGAAGATTTCGAGGCTTACGCTCGTCGAATGGTCGAGGCTTTTTCAGCCGAGGCCCCGCCCACCTATCTTGGTGAGCCAATTGGGTGGAGAAGCCGACCGCATGCGCCCGCCAATGGCGCAGGGGCGGCGGGCGTGCTCGACCACGGCTTGGAGTTCCATACCCTTGAGTCCAGCCTTGAACGCCAACTCGCTGTCCGCTCGGTGGACAATCTCGGCACGGCGCAATGGCTGGGTTTTGCCGAACAGCAGCTCCTTGCCTTTACCGCAGGGGCCGTGTTCCACGACGACGACGGTCATCTGAGCGCGGCACGCCGGCGTCTCGCCTATTTTCCTGACGATGTGTGGCTGTACAAAATCGCCTGCCAGTGGCGGCGCATTGCCGAGGAACAGGCCTTTGTCGGTCGCGCAGGGCAGGTGGGTGATGAGCTTGGCTCTCGCGTGATCGCTGCCCGGCTGGTGCGGGAGGTGATGCGCATGGCTTTTCTGCTGGAGGGCCGTTATGCCCCTTACCCTAAGTGGTTCGGCAGCAGTTTCGCCAGGCTGCCGCTTGCCGCGCAGCTTTCGCCACACCTTTTGCAGGCGATTGCCGCCGATGCATGGGACGAGCGAGGCGACGCCCTTGCCGCAGCTTATGTGGTTTTGGCGGAGCGGCAGAAGGCCATGGACCGCGCTGCTTTCCAGCCCGTGGTCGGCCCCTATTATGATCGGCCGTTCAACACCATCAATGCCCACGACGCGGTTGCCGCGGCGATGGCCGCGATAGAAGACCCCGAGCTCAGGGCACGTCCGGTGATCGGATCACTCGATCAGGTTAGCGACCTCACCGCGCTGCTGGTCGATCCTGCTCTCTCGCAACGTGTCATGCGACAGATGCCAGGCTAG
- a CDS encoding peptidylprolyl isomerase, whose translation MAMNFLGRAASAMIVGAVLTMGAAMPAVAQNVRATVNGTPITDMQVAQRQRLFQMEGNSGGSAGALKQLVDEAIQISEAKRIGITVSNTQVDEAKQQIARNMNLSQDRLIAMLQQGGVGIETLEDRLRAAIAWNAITEQVVMPQVQISELQLDQEAASQVQDYQTFDYILKEVIFVGGGGRSSQANNYRSKFSGCDTAVDLSLGFTDAAVVDVGRRHATQMPEAIAKELAGLNVGGITKPRATQTGLSMLAVCEKTQAQDLTFIKSDLRAEQGNDALSGQVTAYMDKLRSEAKIIYN comes from the coding sequence ATGGCCATGAATTTTCTGGGGCGCGCAGCCAGCGCCATGATCGTGGGTGCAGTGCTGACCATGGGCGCCGCCATGCCTGCCGTGGCGCAGAATGTGCGCGCGACCGTCAATGGCACCCCCATCACCGACATGCAGGTGGCGCAGCGCCAGCGGCTGTTCCAGATGGAAGGCAATAGCGGCGGTTCGGCCGGTGCCCTCAAGCAGCTGGTCGACGAAGCCATCCAGATTTCGGAAGCCAAGCGCATCGGCATCACGGTCAGCAATACGCAGGTCGACGAGGCCAAGCAGCAGATCGCCCGCAACATGAACCTCAGCCAGGACCGCCTGATTGCCATGCTGCAGCAAGGTGGCGTGGGCATCGAAACGCTGGAAGACCGGCTGCGCGCCGCCATCGCCTGGAATGCCATCACCGAGCAGGTGGTGATGCCGCAGGTGCAGATCTCGGAACTCCAGCTCGACCAGGAAGCCGCCAGCCAGGTGCAGGATTACCAGACCTTCGATTACATCCTCAAGGAAGTGATCTTTGTCGGTGGTGGCGGCCGGTCGAGCCAGGCCAACAATTATCGCTCAAAATTCAGTGGCTGTGACACGGCCGTCGACCTGTCGCTCGGCTTTACCGATGCGGCCGTGGTGGACGTCGGTCGCCGCCATGCCACGCAGATGCCCGAGGCAATTGCCAAGGAACTGGCGGGCCTCAATGTCGGCGGCATCACCAAGCCGCGCGCCACCCAGACCGGACTTTCCATGCTGGCCGTCTGCGAGAAGACCCAGGCGCAGGACCTGACCTTCATCAAGAGCGACCTGCGCGCCGAGCAGGGCAACGACGCCCTCTCCGGACAGGTGACCGCCTATATGGACAAGCTGCGCAGCGAAGCCAAGATCATCTACAACTAA